In the Cyanobacteria bacterium FACHB-DQ100 genome, TGCATCGTAAGACCTTGTGCTACTCGAAGTCAGTGGAGATGCTCAGTCATTCGATTCGCTTGTTACTGCACTACCTCAAATTTCGAGATGTGCCCATTCCAGTCTAATTCATCCTCTCATTCAGCAATGCCCGTTATTTTAGTTTATTAATCAGCATACTCTTGGGAATTATAGTTCTGGGTGTATCAATAAGTCTTTTTACTTTAGCAAGGACAAAAGAGCAGAAAATTAATACGGTTGTCGCAGAAGAAGTCAAAGCACAAACAGTTGCTCTTAGGAAAGAACAAGAAGAAGCCTTAAGAGCGTTTCAAGAAGCTCGGCAAAGGAAGCAGTCTGCTGAACTTGAACAGAGATTAGCTGAGGAACAACTGAAGGAAGCTAGGGCAGAAGTTCAGGTAGCCTTAACTAAATTGGAGGGTGCCAAGATAGAACAACAAGCGATTCAACAAACCCTTCTTCTTGCTCAAGAGAGAGAGAAGGTTGCTCAAACTCAAACACGACAGGCACAGGCTAAGGCAGTAAAGCAGGTAACAATTGCAGAGATGCAGGTAACAATCGCAAAAGAGAAAGTAGCTGACGCAGAACAGCAGTTGTTACAAATTAAAAAGGAGATAGAAGCAATTCAAAAGCTTCAAGTCACGAAGATTGCCTATAGTCCTGAAGGAAAACTTATTTCGAGTGTAGGCATAGATGGAACGGCTCGTTTATGGGATCAACAAGGAAATTTGATCACCGAGTTACGAAGCGCCGAGGGGAAAATCATTAGTATGGCGTTCAGCCCTGATGCAAAGCTTGTTGCAACTGCAGGAACAGATGGATCGGCACGCTTGTGGAATCAACAAGGAAGACAGGTACTAGCTCTTAAGGGTCACGAAGCAGAAGTTACTGGAGTTGCATTCAGTCCAGATGGACGTACGATCGTAACAGCTAGTCGAGATAAAACTGTTCGGTTGTGGACCTATCAAGGTAAGTTATTAAACATTCTGCGGGGCCATCAAGCAGGAATTAGTAGTATTATCTTTAGCCCTGATGGCCAATACATTTGCTCTGCTAGTGAAGATGGTTCAATTAAGCTTTGGAATATTCAAGGAGAAGAAATGTTTTATCAGCACTCAAACTAAAAACACCTGTCAGCTTTGGTTTGAGTTTGCTTAACTAAAGGTAAAAATTATGGCCTCCACCCTACTCGTATACCAGGATCAGACTTTCTACAATCGCACCTCTTCTTCAGGCATCTAAAATTCGAGATAGGATACAGGCAAACTTTGTAGAGGTTTAAGTTTTTCTGAGCCTGTCTCTTGAAGAGTTCGATGCCATTATTGCCAAAATTGCCGTAGGAGAAGCTGATCAAGCAGAGATTAGTGCTCTGCGATGTGCCCTGGCTGCGAATGAGCTATCAAACCAACACTTGGGAAAGTACAACATCAATATTAGGCAGGGTCAGAATGTCCGGATTGGTGACAACCTCTACTTTCCAGAACTGACTGATGAGGCAATTCAAGCGATCTTTCACCACATCTTTCGAAAACTGCAATCCACTGTTCAACCTGATTCATCTCC is a window encoding:
- a CDS encoding IS1 family transposase; this translates as HRKTLCYSKSVEMLSHSIRLLLHYLKFRDVPIPV